The genomic region GCAGGACCGCTTTGGACCGTACTTTCGGGACGTCGTCGTCCAGGCACGCCTCGAAATCGTCGAACGGCGGGGTGATAGCTTCGGGTCGCTCTGCGGCGATCTCCCCCAGAACGGCCAGTGTGTGTTCCCGGACCCACGCCTCGCCGTCGTCGAGACGGACCCGGAGATCGTCGACGAGCGGCACGAACAGTTCGGCGTGGTGCTTGCACAGTTCCCTGAGGGCGAACAGTGCCTCTCTCCGGGTCGACTCGTGGGCGTCGTGGAGCCGCTCCCGAAGGGTGTCGACGGCGGGGCGGAGCACTGCCGGGTTCTGCTCGCGACCGACGTCCGAGAGGCTCTCGGCGGCGGGTTCGCGGACTCGCCTGGGCTGGTCGAAACAGTGCCCCAGCAACACGTCGACGGCCGCCTCGGTTCGTTCCTCGTCGACGATGCCGACCGAACGAATGCCAGACATGGCGACGTCTCGGTCCCTGGCGTCTTCGGTCGCGAGCAACTCCCGCAACGCCTCGAATTCGGCATCGCCCGCCCGCCCGTCCTCGAAAGCGGCGACCAATTCCGTCACTCTCTCCGTCGTTCCAGTGGTCTCGCGAAAATCGTTCCCCATGCTTCTTGATTGAAACAGGCCACTCACGGTAATAGATCTCTGGATTCCACACGACGACCCGATACCACCTACGACCAGTGTGATTATATTCACAGCTACCGTACCAAAACGAAATGGATGACGAGTCGGTCGAAGCCGCACACGCCTAAAACCCCGAAACCTACGAGGACGAGCGGTTCGGGACATTCGAGAAGAAGGCGACTGTCTGTACTCGGTGATTATCTCGGTCTTGTGCGAGTTGACGGCGCCCACGGCCTCGTGCGTGAGCTCGCCGAGAGTACACTCCACGAGGGTGACGACCGGCGTGTGATCCCGGTCGATCGGTCGAGATCGTCGGCTCACCGTCAGGAGTTCTGTCCGCTTGATGCGCTGCTCGTGTTTCGCTGCGTTGTTCCGAAGCCATTGTCAATCGGGGGCATGTGATGCGCCCCGCCACCATCTCGCGGGGGAAACAGACACACCGAAACGCACCCGTCCATCTCATACACTAAAACTGATAGGTTCGCGAGTCCACTCTCCCTGTGACATCCCCTCAGCCGAAGAGAACCGGCGGCCTTCGCACACAGCATATTGCCTCTCTCTTTGGACGAAAACCGCGATCTGCAAGCCGAAATGACACCCTCAAATAGCAGATGAGCCGTGTCGTACCGATTTGAGCGCGTAGAAGGCATCCCGAGAAATCCCGTGATAATGCTGTAGTTTCAGAAATTGCTCGACGGGGATTCAGAAGGAATGATTTCTACTCAGCAACGGACTTTTGAAAGTCTCTGCCGGTGATAGGTTTCACCGGCCGTGTTGAATACAGGATGCGAGTACAGCATGTGATTTTTCCAAGGCGTTGACAATGCAATCCCTCAGTACAGTGTCTGTAATACTCACTCTGTTCGCGCAGTCTGGCCAGAGCAGCGCTGACTGGCTACCTCACCGGGTTCACCACGGGGAGCCGACCCGAGGAGATTATCCGGCGAAGGAGGACGCCGACACGAATAAAGTCGGTTACCCACACAGTTGTCACATTTGGAAATTCCAACTCAAACTGGCTATCGGTGGATATTTTGAAATTAGAATGTGATTTCAGTGCCGGTAGACGCGGAGATGTTTGAAAATTTCAATCGATCTCCCGGTTATCCTTGATCGGTGACCGACCCGTCGTCGGTGCCGTCATCCTGCCGCGCGCCGGGCCCCGACTGTGGATAGAAGTGGTCCCATGACTGGACTTGTGTCTCGGAGATGATTTCGGAGCTGGTGATTGTCATGCCCACGTCCGCCAGTTCGTTGCGGATCTCTTCGATTTCCCTAACCGTGCCGGCGACGACCTCGACGTGGACATTCCGTTCGCCCCCAAGCAACTCGCGGGTGGTTACCACACCGCGAATATCGAGGATCTGATCGGCCAACGAGTCAAGCTTATTCGGATTGACTGTACAGACGAACATGACGTGGAGGGGGTAGCCCGCTTCCTCGTAGTTGATCTCGGGGTGGTAGCCCCGGATTACGCCCTTCCCCTCGAGCTTGTCGAGGCGATTTCGGACCGTCGTGGAGGTCACATCCACCCTCTCACCGATCTCCGTATCGGTCTGGCGGGCATTGAGCTGAAGTTGGTGCAAGATGCTCCGGTCCACGTCGTCGAGTGGGGAATCGTCCATGCGATGTCCTTGGACGGGGCGACTGAAAAGTCCGCATGGGCCCATCACGAGCAAGAGAGCAACCACGGCCGTCTCTATCCGAATCACGACGATCTCGTCAACAAAGGACTGCTCGAGAAGGGTGAACTCGACAAGCGGACGAGCGTATACACAGTCACACAGCGTGGTAAGCGTGAAATAGAGGCACGACAGGAGTGGGAAAGCCAGTATTTGGAGAGCAAAGAATCGGTTCCTGCGTAGCACCCACCGGTCTGTCGGAAGCGATGGTCATCCCGAAGGAATCCCTCCTGTAGTAGCCAAAAGGGCCTCAGTCCGCGGGCTGTGCCTCCGTAGCTGGTGTCCCGCTTGGAAGCTCGGGAATGGACAGGTCCACGCGGCGGAGTAGCTGTGCGTTGATCGCGACGATTACTGTACTCAAAGACAGCAGAAGCGTACCTACAGCGGGGGACAGCAGAGTTCCGATCGGTGCCAATACGCCTGCTGCAAGCGGAATAGCGAAGACGTTGTAGCCGGCCGCCCAGACGATGCTCTCCTGCATCTTCCGGTAGCTCGCCTTGCTTAGCTTCACGAGTCGCACCACGTCCATCGGGTTGTTCTGGACGAGGATGACGTCGGCCGACTGGACCGCAACGTCGGTACCGCTCCCGATCGCAATGCCGACGTCCGCTCGCGTCAGCGCCGACGCGTCGTTGACGCCGTCGACGACCATCCCCACAAGCTTGCCCTGGTCTTGGAGTTCTTGGACTTTCTCGTCCTTGTCCTCGGGGAGGACTTCTGCGAACACCGTATCGATGCCCAGTTCATCGGCGACCGCTCCGGCGACGTCCTGGGAGTCGCCGGTCAGCATCGCCACCTCGATGCCCAGATCGTGGAGTGCGTCGACGACAGCGTAGCTTTCCTCGCGGATCACGTCGGCCATCGCGAAGGCAGCGATCAACTCTCCTTCGAGAACGAGATACACCACTGTCTGTGCGTTCTCGCCGGCCTCATCAGCGAAACGCTGGAGGTGATCGGAGACATCGCTATCGAGTTGGGTCAACAAGTTCGGCCCGCCGACGTACACCTCGTTTCCTTCGACGCTCGCGCGAACCCCTCGCCTTTGATCGCCTCGAAGTCGGTCGCGTCAGGTGCGCTAAGATCACGCTCGTCAGCTGCCTCGCGGATGGCTCGTGCAATCATGTGTTCGGAATCACTCTCGATTGCGAATGCCAAACAGTTTGTCGACGGGGACTCACGATCAACTGACGATAGTATTCTCGCCTAGCAGATGGTGGAGAGAAACGGAACAGACAAACTCCACTCCTTACGAGGATCGATCGACCGATCAGCGCTCCTCACGGTTCGTGACATCATCGAGAGAGAAGAGCCGCTCGCAGCGCCAACGCTAGACGGCTATCTCAACCCGACGGTTCTGGAAGTCCCACTCGGTGACGGCCGCCGTAGTGCTGACTCCGCCCGAATTGATGTTCAGTGGACGACTCGAGCGGACTACAAATTTCACTATACGGACACTGACGGTGTGAATTTCCGCTGGGACAGTCATCCACATGGCGGTGATTACATCTCCGTTCCAGGTCTCGAATACTATCATCCGCCCCCTGACGCCACTTCCGATCCAGACGATATCGAAGAGTCCTGCATCAAGCAGTCTGTCGAAGCACTCGTCACTCGTGCTGTTCTCAAACTCTGGCGTGTTGCCTATCATGCAGACTCCTACGACCCGCTGAATGCTGCGAGTAATCCACCGTAATCGAGGTGGAGGCCCCACTCTCAGCGAGCGAGCGGAGGTATTGCTCTCACGAGAGGGGGGAGTCACTCACAGCAATTCGACCCACTCGGGAGCGCAATCGTGTGTGCCGCCGTAGATCGAGCGCTCGGGATACTGGTCGTCGTCAGCCTCGACAGCGACGATCACGTTGCCGCCGGAACACGAAATTTCTGCACCGGTTCCGACGACTGCATCGAGTGGGCCGTCTCCGTCGGTCCAGTCAGTTCTGACGTGGTCACCGCGGTCGAAGTCATACTCCTCGAAGGAAGGCGCTGTGGTACTCATGATCTCCTCCGGCTTCGGGGGAGACACAAAACCTCAGCCGTTCACCGGTCGGTCATGCACGTCGAACACGAATCGTATCGTACCAAATTGCACTCCCATCTACGAAAACAGAGGTTTTCGACCACACAGGTGAGACTACACGACGTCACATTCGGATAGCGCAGCCAAACACTCAATAATCGGGTTATCCAACAGACGAGTATGGCTACTATCGAAATTGATGAAGAGGTGTATGAGGCGCTCCAGATTCCTGAGGGAGAGCGGCCGCAGGCAATGAAACAAGAATTGGCTGTCTCGCTTTACGCGCGTGATGTCCTTTCGTTCGGGAAAGCGCGTGCATTGGCAGAACTGTCCCACCGAGAGTTCCAAGCGTTACTCGGAGACCGCGAAATCCCACGCCATTACACCGACACTGAACTTGCCGAAGACCTCGACTATGCCGAATAACGAGCTTGTAGTCTCGGACACGTCACCGCTGCTGAATCTTGCACTTATCGACCAACTCACTCTTCTCAAATCGCAGTTTTCGAGCATCACCATTCCGCGTCAGGTGTGGGACGAACTCACTGATGGAGAGGCAGGTGTAGACGCGCTTCGCTCGTTGCGTGACGATGAGTTCCTGACGATCACCGAGGTCGAACAGTCGCACCTCTTCACTGAAATCTTCTACGAGCTGGATCTCGGGGAAACAGCTGCTATTTGTCATGCCATCGAGCACGATGCTGACCTCATCCTTTTGGATGAAAAAGACGGTCGACAGGTCGCTCGGAGACACAGCCTGACGGTAACGGGAGTCATCGGGATACTACTCCGCGGAGCCAATGCTGGAGACATTGAATTAAAACACGAACTTGACGCCCTTCGTGACGCTGGCTTCTGGATCTCTGATGAGCTGTCCTCAAAAATTCTTTCTGAAGCAACGGAATAGTTACCGTTCCCACGGGAAAAAGCCATTCCGCTCGCGATAGGCACTGATCTGGTCCTGAAATTCTTGCTCCTGGAAGTCTGGCTCGTCGCCGTGGATGTCTTCGGGAGAGACGCCGTCGGGAAGATGCTCGTAGTCCGTGACGTCCCCCGTGTCATCCTCTTGGTCGGGTTCGTGTCGGTGCTGCCCACACTCCCTGCAGGTCCAGATCATGCGGTCAAGGTGTGGGTGGCACTCGAAGCCATCGAGTCCGTACGATTCGTGTCCCGTCACGGCGCCACACTGGCGACAGTAGAACCCGATTCCGACTATCTCCGGTTCGGCTCTTGCCTGATGGCGCTTCACAACGCCGGGCACAAGCCAGTACGTGCCGTCGTCCTCCCGGAACTCATCCGTGAGCTGCTGGAACTCCGAGCGGTCGGTGACTGGCGACCCGTCCTCGAGATAGATCCGTGGCTGGACGTCGCCCCCATCCCCGTCCCAGTTGGTCTGTTCGTCGGCTGTCTCCAAGAGCGCCTGTCCGGATTCCTCGCCGATCGTGGTTTCGGTCGGCAGGTCGGGCCAGCCTTTCGTGAGAGTGGCGGCTGGCTCAGTTCCGAAGGCTGCTCGACACTTCACCGTTCCATGAGAGACATCCTCGCCGCTCGCGATGCTGTCGGAAACGGAGAAGGCCGCAGCGCCGAGGGCTCGTGCATGGAAGTCAGTATTCGCTTCGACGAGTGCGAGTACTACCCGCCCGAACGTCCACTCCCCAAGTGGGCTGCTATCCTGATCGTCGAACGAAGTCTCTGAGATGCCGGTTTGAGCGCAGAACGGACACTGGCGTTCATCCCGTGGAATGGCCTGTCCACAGGTCCGACAGGTGCGAGCATCATCCTCTGTACGGTCGGGATATCCAGTGGAGTCGAGGACTCGTTCCTGTCCGTTTCCTCTCGTTTCAGGATCGGAACTCGCGGCACCGGGGATATCCGCGGGGTCGTACTCAGGATTCCGGTCAGTCACACGCTTGGTTGCGGTCGTCATAGTATTTAAACCCCGGCCCCGAGGGAAGCACAAACCGACAGAGAGCGAAACTGGACGAGTTGGCTATCCGTCCCTGTGCTGTCCGTCACTGTGTGGCGTCATCACGCTGATCGGCGGCAATATTTATACAGACGACACGGAAGAGGTTGTGAGCATGACCTGCCCGGTAACTCGTTGATTATCTTGATGAGGACATCTTCTGTGACGAGAGTGAAGTCAGTGATGACTGGTGAAAGCATCCACAAAAACGTTGACTTTGAGTAGAATAATCGGTTTTCATGGGCTCAGAATCTACTCATCTCAGAGCCATCTTCAGTGTGGGACTCATTTATGTCTGTTTCGCCTGTCGCTTCCGGAGCATGAAGACACCGAACGTGTGTCTCTCGAACCTCTTCGAGTGACGGATGGTGTTCCTGACAGGATTGTGTCACGGCCGGACAACGTGGATGGAATGGGCAGCCTTCCGGTCTATCTGCTGGGTCAGGAGGAGCACCCTGAAGCGGCACTGGCGGGGGATCTCGTGGGTCATCACTCGGGATCGCACGGATTAACGCTTCAGTATAGGGATGGTTCGGGGACTGGAACAGGTCGCCTGCTTGCCCGACTTCGACGAGTTCGCCAGCATACATTACCGCGACCCTATCAGCGAGGAACCTGACGACATTGAGGTCATGGGAAATAAACACGTAGCCGACACCGAACTGCTGTTGTATGTCTGCGAGAAGCGAAAGAACTCTCGCCTGTGTGGCCATGTCGAGTCCGGAGACTGGTTCATCGAGTACGATTATATCGGGGTCGTGTGCAATAGCTCGGGCGAGAGCGACGCGCTGTATTTGGCCGCCGGAGAGTTCCCGGGGATACCGGTCAGCGATTTCTGGCGCAAGATCAACACTGCACAACAGCTCAGCGACCTCGTCTGGGCCGGTGTCATGTAGGGAAGCCGAGGTGGCGTCGCTACTGGCTTCAGCAATTGACCGACCGATGGGCCACCGGGGGTCAAAGCTTCCCCGGGCGTGTTGAAACACGACGCCGACTCGCCGCCGTTGCGCGGTCGAACGCTCTGAGAGGTCACCGACGCGCGTTCCATCGAGACGAACTTGCCCATCGTCCGGGGTGAGCTGTCCGGTGATGAGTTTCGCGAGTGTTGATTTCCCGCAGCCACTCTCACCAACAAGTCCCAGCGTTTCGCCACGTTGGACGGCTAAGGATACATCACAGACCGCTTTCGCCGGTGAGTCGCTGCTACGCAACCGACTGAGGACGGATCGTGTCGATGAAAACGCTTTCGAGACGTTTTGTACTTCGACCACAGGAGTACCAGACTGCACATCATCTGGAGTTTGGTTACGCTGTGTCATTCTGTTGTCCTCCGTTAGCTGCCGGAATCTCCTGCTGTTCGGACACGAACTTGGCTTCAGAGAACGGTGCTTCGACGCAGGCGAGTCGGTGGTCCGACGCGGCCTCAGTCGTCGGAATCGGCCCAGAGCGACACGTTTCGGTCACATACTGGCAGCGGTCGGCAAACGGACAGCCCTCATGGCTGCTGCTGGGGTCTCGTGGACGTGCCATGGCGGACTGGACTTGCTTGTCAGCGTCGCTGTTTCGGACCGAACTCGAAAGGAGTGCTCTCGTGTACGGATGTTCCGGTGCGGTCAGTATTCGCTCAACGGGGCCGGCCTCCATTACCTGTCCGTCATAGAGTACCACGACACGGTCACATGTCTGTGCAATCACACCGATATCATGGGAGATAAGCAGTATGCCGATGTTCTGTTCGTCACGTAACGAGCGCAATCGACTGAGAATATCTGCCTGTGTGGTCGTGTCAAGTGCTGTTGTTGGCTCGTCGGCAACCAGCAACGCGGGTTCACTTGCCAGTGCAATGGCGAGGACTGCTCGTTGCCGGAGACCACCAGAAAACTCGTGTGGAAATGACGACACATTTGCTTCCGGGTTCGGGATGCCTACTTGGTCCAGCAACTCGATAGCGCGCTCCCGTGCGTTCTCCCACGCTGACCGATCCTGGAACGGCGACACACCGAGGAAATCTAGCAGACGTTGTGTCCCGCTCGATTCGTGTATCCGAACCGATTCTGCGATCTGCTCACCGACCGAAAACACAGGGTTCAAGCTTTCCGTCGGGTCCTGAAAGACCATCGAGAGCTTATTTCCACGTAGTTGACGCAGTGTCGCTTCAGTGGCAGTTGTTAGCTCTCTTTCAGCAAAGGTAATGGATCCGCCAACGATGTTTCCCGGGTCCTCAAGTCGGCAAATTGATCTGGCAGTAACGGACTTGCCGCTCCCACTTTCGCCGAGTATACCGACAATTTCGCCCCGGTCGACGGTGAACGACACCCCGCTGACCGCGTCGACAGTCCCGTGATCAGTGTCGAAACGAGTCTGTAAGTTCTCGACGCGAAGCAGTGGTTCGCTCATTGCTACAGTTCCTCCATCTGTGCTGTCTGCGTAGGTGAAAGCATATCTCGAAGGCTGTCTCCGAGAAGATTGAATCCGAGTACGGTGAGCATGATACAGAGGCCCGGAGCGTTGACAAGCCACCACGCCTGTCTGAGATAGCTGCGTCCGGATGCAAGCATTGTCCCCCATTCAGGTGTGGGTGGCTGTGCGCCCAGCCCAAGGAATGAAAGTCCCGCTGTGCCGAGAATGACGCTGCCGATGTCAAGCGTTGCCAGAACGACAACTGGTGCAACGACGTGCGGGAGTAGGTGGCGAGTTGCGATGTGCGTTCGTGACCGGCCGAGCAATCGTGCGGCGCTTACAAACTCACGCTCTCGAAGCGAGAGTACGCTACTCCGAACTAACCGTGCGTACGATGCCCAACCAACGACCGCCAGTGCAAGCATCACGTTCACCAGACTCGGCCCCAGAATCCCGGCGATGACAAGTGCGAGGACGATTCCAGGGAACGCAAGCAGTGTATCGACAAGTCGCATCAGCGTCTCATCAATCCAGCCACCGGCGTAGCCGGCGAGGAGGCCGACTGCCGTCCCCATAATAAGTCGTACAGTGGTTACAGCGACGGCGATACCGAGCGAGAATCGCGCACCATGAAGGAGTCTTGTCAGTACGTCTCTACCCAGCTGGTCGGTCCCGAACGGATGAGACAGTGACGGAGATTCAAGCCTGTTCGAAAGGTCCTGTTCGACTGGATCGTAGGGCGAAACAACTGGTCCAAGTGCCGCAAGGACAAGCAACGTGAGCACAACTCCGATTCCGAATTGTCCGAGGCGGTCCGTTGCGAGTCCGTCAGTTCCCCTCTGTTGCTTGTTGGCTTCCTGTCGCTTTCTTCTATCGGCGGTTCGGTCGCTCATGTGTGCTCACCTCCGAGGTCGATTCGTGGGTCAAGTCGGCTATACGTCAGGTCGACTGCAAAGTTCACCAAGACAAAGATGACGCCGATTAGCAGTGTTACGCCCTGTACGACCGGGTAGTCACGAGCAAAGATTGCATCAACGAGTAACGTCCCCAAGCCCGGCCGTTGAAACACTACTTCGATAACAACTGCGCCGTTAAGGACGTAACTCAACTGCAAACCTATAATCGTCACGACGGGCACAAGCGCGTTCCGGAGCGCGTGTTTATAGACGATAATCCGTTCGCGCAACCCTTTCGATCTGGCGGCCTGAATGTACGCGTCATCCAGAACATCAAGCATCGCTGTTCGAACCAGTCGCGCGATAACCGCAGCCATTCCAGAGCCAAGCGTCAGTGAGGGGAGAACCAGATGTTTCGGTCCAGCCGCGCCGGCCACCGGAAAGAGGTTGAGACGGAGCGCACAGACGATAATAAGCAGGTAGCCAAGCCAGAAGTTCGGCATTGAGACCCCTATTAGCGAGCCGATCTGTGCGGCGTAGTCAGTCCGGCTCCCCGGATTACTCGCGCTGGCAATTCCGGCTGGGAGAGCTATTACAAGCGCGACGAGCATCGATGCAACAGCGAGTGCGATTGTATTCGGCAACCGTTGGACAATCATATCAGAAACAGACCGGTCGCTGTAGTACGATTGACCGAGGTCGCCTTGCAGTGCGTTCCCCATCCAGCGGGCATACTGGACTATGAATGGGTCGTCAAGCCCATTTTCAGCTCGAAACTGATCGACTGCATCCTGAGATGGGGCCTGTCCACCCATCTGTTGGGTCAGAATCGTTCGCGCCGGATCCCCCGGTGTGACGAACACCAGCCCGTACGTGAGCAGCGACACACCCAGCAGAACGATTGCCATCGTCAGCAGTCGTTTGCAGAGTTCCGCCCCGATCATCGCTGCTGTGTGACCTCCTCCAGATGATAACAGGATTCGATGGGATGGGGCTGGTATCCCTCGACGTCGGCACGAGTCCCGATGACGTTCGCGTAGTAGGTGAGCCAGCCGAGCGGGAGGTCACGTTGCATACGCCGCTGGACCGCTGCGTATCGCTCGAACCGCTCGTCACGGTCGGCTGTCCGCCTAGCTGCTTCGAGGTGCCGGTCGACCGCTTCGCTCTCGTAGCCACTGAACATCGTCTCCGTCTCCGAATGAACGAGGTCAGACAGTCGGTCCGGGTCGGGATACCATAGCACTGAACTCGACCACAGAACGGTATCGAACTCCCCGTTTGTTGCTTGCTCTTTGATTGTCGAGGACTCCATGACTGAAATATCGACATCGAAGCCAACCGCCTGAAGCTGTGTCTGTATCACTTCGGCAATCGTGGGCAGTAGTGGACGGGTATTATACGTCCAGATCGACACCGAGAGTGTGTCACCGTCACGGGTACGGGTGCCCCCATCCGGTTCCCATCCTGCTTCAGCGAGCAGACTCCGTGCCTTATCAGGTGAGTATTCGTACGGTTCGAGCTCTGCGGCCCACTCCGTTACATCCGCTGGGAACGGACCGACCGCTTTCGACCCCAGCCCATTCAGCAACGAATCAACGATGTGGTCCCGGTCGATAGCATACATCACCGCGCGACGGACTTTTTTGTCCGCAAACGGTGCAGAGTCGAGGTCGAACACAAGGTATCGGGCTCGCGGAATCTTGTACGTGTGAGCAGTGAGATCGGGACTGGATGCAAGTGTATCCGCTGCCTTGTTCGGAAGAATACGTGCCATATCCAGTTCCCCGCTTTCGAGCTTTAGCCGCCGAGTCTGGTCGTCAGTGATCCCTTCGTAGATTAGTGTCTCGATGTGTGCGGTCGACCCGTGGTAGTCCGGGGTAGCGGTCGTTGTGATTGTCGAGCCCGGCTCCCAGTCTTCGAATTGAAACGGACCAGTACCGATCGGCTCAGTGATTGACCCATCGTTGGCGATTGCAGACGGTGAAACAGGGCAGGTAATCCCACGGGTACAGTGTGCTGGCAGTGGTGAAAACGGAACTGTAGTTTGAATTATAATCGTCCGGTCAGCAGCGGCTTCGACTGATTCGACCGGGACTGCAGCCATCGAACTTGATTCGAATGCTCGTGTGAGCGATGGGAGCACAGTTTCTGCAGTCACCTCAGTCCCGTCGTGGAATGTGGCTCCTTCACGGAGTGTGAACTCCCACGTCCTGTCGTTGACCATGTGCCAGTCAGTGGCCAAGCCCGGAGACACAGTCGCGTCGTAATCGACGGTAAGCAGTGGCTCAAGCACATTGAGGCGTCGCCAGAGCCAGCCGTTTGCCACGGGATCTATCGCATCCGGCGTCCAGGGTGAGCCAACCCTGAACGTGTCATCGTCTACGCTATCACCGCTTTGTAGCCAATACCCACTGAGGCCCGAAATACCGGCTGCAGCTGCAAACAATGTCTGTCGTCGCGTGAATTTATACATACTATATATCACACTTCGTCTGCAACATTCGAGTTCTCGTCCAGACCAGCTGCCCTAGTCGCTCTGAACCACCGGATAGAGACGGTACGTTCATCGACGGCCAGCAGAACAGCACGGTTCACACCTGAGTTGAAACGCAGGACATCGAGACTCACGGTATCCCTGCTCATTGTTCCCGCGTGAGACCAGACCATTCGATCATGTTGTCTACCGGGTGGCCGTCGATACCGGAGACATCCGCCCGCCGGCCGAAGACGGACTCGTTGTAATACAGTGGGATGACCGCCCCGGTATCGACCACGCGCCGCTGGACTTCACCGTAGTAGTCCCGTTTCGCTTCCAGATTTTCTGCCCGATATCCCTGCTCGATGAGGCGGTCGACTTCTGGACCAGGATTGTAGATGCCGGTGCCGTCTTGCTTGTAGCGTTTCCGATTGTCACTGCCTTCGGAGTGGAACATTGCCGAATAAGATAGTCACAGGCAGCGCTATTCGATCCGAAACCGACGAGCGTCAGGTTCGCTTCGCCTGCGGTGAACCTCTCGTTGAACGATGCCGGATCGACCTGTCGAATCTCGCTTGTGACGCCTATCTCTTTGAACCAACCGGAAAGCGTCTGTGCGATCGTTCTATCGTCGGCATTTTTGCTATTGATCAGAACCGATAGCGTTTCGCCGTCGTATCTGGACGCCTCAACGAGGTCCCGTGCCCGATCTAGGTCTGGCCCGTAGGTCGGGAGTTCATCGTGAATTGACCATGGAATAGTAGACGAAATCGGTCCATATGCTGGCTTGCCAATATCGTTGAGAACATTCTCGACGATCTGGCTCTGGTCGACAGCCCAGTTGAGTGCCTTTCGA from Haloarcula hispanica ATCC 33960 harbors:
- a CDS encoding Lrp/AsnC family transcriptional regulator; the encoded protein is MDDSPLDDVDRSILHQLQLNARQTDTEIGERVDVTSTTVRNRLDKLEGKGVIRGYHPEINYEEAGYPLHVMFVCTVNPNKLDSLADQILDIRGVVTTRELLGGERNVHVEVVAGTVREIEEIRNELADVGMTITSSEIISETQVQSWDHFYPQSGPGARQDDGTDDGSVTDQG
- a CDS encoding UPF0175 family protein, with product MATIEIDEEVYEALQIPEGERPQAMKQELAVSLYARDVLSFGKARALAELSHREFQALLGDREIPRHYTDTELAEDLDYAE
- a CDS encoding DUF3368 domain-containing protein; protein product: MPNNELVVSDTSPLLNLALIDQLTLLKSQFSSITIPRQVWDELTDGEAGVDALRSLRDDEFLTITEVEQSHLFTEIFYELDLGETAAICHAIEHDADLILLDEKDGRQVARRHSLTVTGVIGILLRGANAGDIELKHELDALRDAGFWISDELSSKILSEATE
- a CDS encoding oligopeptide/dipeptide ABC transporter ATP-binding protein, with product MTQRNQTPDDVQSGTPVVEVQNVSKAFSSTRSVLSRLRSSDSPAKAVCDVSLAVQRGETLGLVGESGCGKSTLAKLITGQLTPDDGQVRLDGTRVGDLSERSTAQRRRVGVVFQHARGSFDPRWPIGRSIAEASSDATSASLHDTGPDEVAELLCSVDLAPEIADRYPRELSGGQIQRVALARAIAHDPDIIVLDEPVSGLDMATQARVLSLLADIQQQFGVGYVFISHDLNVVRFLADRVAVMYAGELVEVGQAGDLFQSPNHPYTEALIRAIPSDDPRDPPPVPLQGAPPDPADRPEGCPFHPRCPAVTQSCQEHHPSLEEVRETHVRCLHAPEATGETDINESHTEDGSEMSRF
- a CDS encoding ABC transporter ATP-binding protein, with the translated sequence MSEPLLRVENLQTRFDTDHGTVDAVSGVSFTVDRGEIVGILGESGSGKSVTARSICRLEDPGNIVGGSITFAERELTTATEATLRQLRGNKLSMVFQDPTESLNPVFSVGEQIAESVRIHESSGTQRLLDFLGVSPFQDRSAWENARERAIELLDQVGIPNPEANVSSFPHEFSGGLRQRAVLAIALASEPALLVADEPTTALDTTTQADILSRLRSLRDEQNIGILLISHDIGVIAQTCDRVVVLYDGQVMEAGPVERILTAPEHPYTRALLSSSVRNSDADKQVQSAMARPRDPSSSHEGCPFADRCQYVTETCRSGPIPTTEAASDHRLACVEAPFSEAKFVSEQQEIPAANGGQQNDTA
- the nikC gene encoding nickel transporter permease; amino-acid sequence: MSDRTADRRKRQEANKQQRGTDGLATDRLGQFGIGVVLTLLVLAALGPVVSPYDPVEQDLSNRLESPSLSHPFGTDQLGRDVLTRLLHGARFSLGIAVAVTTVRLIMGTAVGLLAGYAGGWIDETLMRLVDTLLAFPGIVLALVIAGILGPSLVNVMLALAVVGWASYARLVRSSVLSLREREFVSAARLLGRSRTHIATRHLLPHVVAPVVVLATLDIGSVILGTAGLSFLGLGAQPPTPEWGTMLASGRSYLRQAWWLVNAPGLCIMLTVLGFNLLGDSLRDMLSPTQTAQMEEL
- the nikB gene encoding nickel ABC transporter permease, yielding MIGAELCKRLLTMAIVLLGVSLLTYGLVFVTPGDPARTILTQQMGGQAPSQDAVDQFRAENGLDDPFIVQYARWMGNALQGDLGQSYYSDRSVSDMIVQRLPNTIALAVASMLVALVIALPAGIASASNPGSRTDYAAQIGSLIGVSMPNFWLGYLLIIVCALRLNLFPVAGAAGPKHLVLPSLTLGSGMAAVIARLVRTAMLDVLDDAYIQAARSKGLRERIIVYKHALRNALVPVVTIIGLQLSYVLNGAVVIEVVFQRPGLGTLLVDAIFARDYPVVQGVTLLIGVIFVLVNFAVDLTYSRLDPRIDLGGEHT
- a CDS encoding ABC transporter substrate-binding protein — protein: MYKFTRRQTLFAAAAGISGLSGYWLQSGDSVDDDTFRVGSPWTPDAIDPVANGWLWRRLNVLEPLLTVDYDATVSPGLATDWHMVNDRTWEFTLREGATFHDGTEVTAETVLPSLTRAFESSSMAAVPVESVEAAADRTIIIQTTVPFSPLPAHCTRGITCPVSPSAIANDGSITEPIGTGPFQFEDWEPGSTITTTATPDYHGSTAHIETLIYEGITDDQTRRLKLESGELDMARILPNKAADTLASSPDLTAHTYKIPRARYLVFDLDSAPFADKKVRRAVMYAIDRDHIVDSLLNGLGSKAVGPFPADVTEWAAELEPYEYSPDKARSLLAEAGWEPDGGTRTRDGDTLSVSIWTYNTRPLLPTIAEVIQTQLQAVGFDVDISVMESSTIKEQATNGEFDTVLWSSSVLWYPDPDRLSDLVHSETETMFSGYESEAVDRHLEAARRTADRDERFERYAAVQRRMQRDLPLGWLTYYANVIGTRADVEGYQPHPIESCYHLEEVTQQR